One window from the genome of Nicotiana sylvestris chromosome 9, ASM39365v2, whole genome shotgun sequence encodes:
- the LOC104243610 gene encoding probable galacturonosyltransferase-like 4, whose product MAFWSLSSSLPLLGLLSLLLSHQTSLITTTNVRLAILQKPIDQPEVANGPGGSNFSVFREAPAFRNGETCGSLATDRIHVAMTLDANYLRGTMAALLSILQHSTCPENVTFHFLWVRHEHEVFSSIKSTFPYLSFKVYIFDVHRVRGLISKSIRQALDQPLNYARIYLANLIPDEVKRVIYLDSDLVMVDDIAKLWKVDLGDKVLAAPEYCHANFTTYFTETFWSDPYMPRTFEQRKPCYFNTGVMVMDVDKWRQGNYTKRVEDWMIVQKQKRIYQLGSMPPFLLVWAGNIMPIDHRWNQHGLGGDNIEGKCRSLHPGPISLLHWSGKGKPWLRLDSRKPCSVDHLWAPYDLYRSSRHSFEE is encoded by the coding sequence ATGGCCTTTTGGAGCCTTTCTTCTTCTCTTCCTCTCCTTGGCCTCCTGTCTCTCTTGCTTTCCCATCAAACCTCCTTGATCACCACCACCAATGTTCGCCTTGCCATTCTACAAAAACCTATTGATCAACCGGAGGTGGCAAATGGACCGGGTGGATCAAACTTTTCTGTCTTCCGCGAGGCACCTGCTTTTCGCAATGGGGAGACATGTGGATCTTTGGCCACAGACCGGATTCACGTGGCCATGACCCTTGATGCTAATTATTTAAGAGGTACCATGGCTGCTTTGTTATCAATTCTCCAACATTCCACTTGCCCTGAAAATGTAACATTTCATTTTCTATGGGTAAGACATGAACACGAGGTATTCTCAAGCATTAAGTCCACATTTCCCTACCTCAGCTTTAAGGTCTACATCTTTGATGTCCACAGGGTCCGTGGCCTAATTTCCAAGTCTATACGCCAAGCTTTAGACCAACCCTTGAATTATGCAAGAATATACTTGGCTAATTTGATTCCTGATGAAGTGAAACGCGTAATTTATCTTGATTCTGACCTTGTCATGGTTGATGACATTGCTAAATTATGGAAGGTTGATTTAGGTGACAAAGTTTTGGCTGCACCAGAATATTGTCATGCAAATTTTACCACTTATTTTACAGAAACATTTTGGTCTGATCCATATATGCCAAGAACATTTGAGCAGCGAAAACCGTGCTATTTTAACACGGGGGTGATGGTAATGGATGTGGATAAGTGGAGACAAGGAAATTATACAAAGAGAGTTGAGGATTGGATGATTGTGCAGAAGCAAAAGAGGATATATCAATTGGGTTCTATGCCTCCATTCTTGCTTGTATGGGCAGGAAATATAATGCCAATTGATCATAGATGGAACCAACATGGATTAGGTGGTGATAATATTGAAGGTAAATGCAGGAGTTTGCATCCTGGGCCTATTAGCCTACTCCATTGGAGTGGCAAAGGTAAGCCATGGTTGAGATTGGATTCAAGAAAACCATGTAGTGTTGATCATTTGTGGGCTCCTTACGATCTTTATCGTTCCTCCAGACATTCATTTGAGGAGTGA